Proteins from a genomic interval of Methanobacteriaceae archaeon:
- a CDS encoding fibrillarin-like rRNA/tRNA 2'-O-methyltransferase — translation MEKIEGINSVYLMDHSLVTPNLTPEYKVYGEKLLDWEGKEYRVWDPRRSKLGAAILNGLENLKISPDSKVLYLGASSGTTPSHISDMVPEGLVYCLEFSPRMMRELVRVCENRENMVPLLDDATRPSRYLNLVEKVDFIYCDVAQPQQSELFMDNMRLFLKEEGQGMLMIKARSIDVTKKPQKIFREEESKLKTHGFNIVEKIKLEPYEKDHLGLVVERSF, via the coding sequence ATGGAAAAAATAGAGGGAATAAATAGCGTATATCTTATGGATCATTCTCTGGTAACCCCTAACCTTACTCCAGAATACAAGGTATATGGAGAAAAGCTTCTTGATTGGGAAGGTAAAGAATATCGTGTTTGGGACCCGCGCCGTTCTAAATTAGGGGCAGCAATTTTAAATGGTTTGGAGAATTTAAAAATATCACCTGACTCTAAAGTTCTTTATTTAGGGGCCTCTTCTGGTACCACCCCATCCCACATATCCGATATGGTTCCCGAAGGTTTAGTTTATTGTTTGGAATTTTCTCCCAGGATGATGAGAGAACTGGTTAGAGTATGTGAAAATAGGGAAAATATGGTGCCTTTACTGGACGATGCTACTCGGCCAAGTCGTTATTTGAATTTAGTTGAAAAAGTGGATTTCATTTACTGTGATGTGGCCCAACCACAGCAAAGCGAATTATTCATGGATAATATGAGACTTTTTTTAAAAGAAGAAGGCCAAGGAATGCTCATGATTAAGGCCCGAAGTATTGACGTGACTAAAAAGCCACAAAAGATTTTCAGAGAAGAGGAATCTAAATTAAAAACTCATGGATTCAACATTGTAGAAAAAATCAAATTAGAACCCTATGAAAAAGACCATCTGGGCCTAGTAGTGGAGAGAAGTTTTTAG
- the coaBC gene encoding bifunctional phosphopantothenoylcysteine decarboxylase/phosphopantothenate--cysteine ligase CoaBC: MEIVLCVTGSVAAVETVKLARELRRQGADVKCFMSDDACHIIHPYALEFATGQEVVLELTGKIEHVKYAQTDLVLVAPATANVISKFTYKMADNPINTLLITVLGHGTPIVMVPSMHDSMYRSIEENIHKLEEEGINFVLPRMDEGKAKFPYLEDIILQALRQVNNSENDLKGKKVLISAGGTYEAIDPIRGISNRSSGKMGIEIAKEAFIRGAEITMLLGEVSVPVPQSFESIKTVSSKEMNDKILEIIPEFDIFVSTAAVSDFSPSITENSKISSDNKLELVLKPNPKIINQIKQKNPDILLVGFKAEYNIAESELIELAKKQMLNSGADLVVANDVSIEGSGFGSDENKVILVDNEVQKLPLISKKEIAQMIWDRILLKID, encoded by the coding sequence ATGGAAATTGTACTTTGTGTAACAGGTAGTGTGGCTGCAGTAGAAACGGTTAAGCTTGCCCGAGAACTTCGGCGACAAGGAGCCGATGTAAAATGTTTTATGAGTGATGATGCTTGTCATATAATTCATCCCTATGCTTTAGAATTTGCCACCGGCCAGGAAGTAGTTCTGGAGCTTACTGGAAAAATTGAACATGTGAAATATGCTCAAACAGATCTTGTTTTGGTAGCACCGGCCACAGCCAATGTTATCAGTAAATTTACCTATAAAATGGCAGATAATCCTATAAATACTCTTCTTATAACGGTTTTAGGCCATGGTACACCTATTGTAATGGTTCCATCCATGCACGATTCTATGTATCGTTCTATAGAAGAGAATATCCACAAACTGGAAGAAGAAGGAATAAACTTTGTTTTACCTAGAATGGACGAAGGAAAGGCCAAATTCCCTTATCTGGAGGATATTATTCTTCAGGCATTGAGACAAGTTAATAACTCTGAAAATGATTTAAAAGGTAAAAAAGTTCTTATCAGTGCGGGAGGGACTTATGAGGCCATAGATCCTATTCGTGGCATTTCCAATCGCAGTTCAGGTAAAATGGGTATTGAAATTGCTAAAGAGGCATTTATTCGAGGAGCAGAGATTACTATGTTACTGGGTGAGGTTAGCGTTCCTGTTCCCCAATCATTTGAGTCTATTAAAACAGTATCCAGTAAAGAAATGAATGATAAAATTCTGGAAATCATCCCGGAGTTTGATATTTTTGTTTCTACTGCAGCGGTGTCTGATTTTTCACCATCAATCACTGAAAACAGTAAAATATCCTCGGATAATAAATTGGAACTGGTACTAAAGCCAAATCCTAAGATCATTAATCAAATAAAACAGAAAAATCCAGATATTTTGCTGGTGGGATTTAAAGCAGAATATAATATTGCTGAAAGTGAATTAATTGAATTGGCAAAAAAACAGATGTTAAATTCAGGCGCGGACCTGGTAGTGGCCAATGATGTTTCTATTGAGGGGTCTGGCTTTGGTTCGGATGAGAATAAGGTAATATTGGTGGATAATGAAGTCCAAAAGCTTCCTTTAATTTCTAAAAAAGAAATTGCTCAAATGATCTGGGATAGAATATTACTTAAAATTGATTAA
- a CDS encoding KH domain-containing protein, producing MDLPICDVCLQSGILCKGCENKLKTGEISQMELDIAKILYNLGDCQISFKKAIDMGNVAIIITEKDQVGKVIGKGGNVVRAISKEIGKNVRVIGDESDLKSVAKDILAPARISGINVVYGIDGEQKFKILVLREDAFTIPSNLDKLNEIIESLTGEKTKIVLDD from the coding sequence ATGGATTTACCAATATGTGATGTCTGTCTACAAAGTGGGATACTATGTAAAGGATGTGAAAATAAGCTTAAAACTGGTGAAATAAGTCAAATGGAGCTGGACATTGCAAAAATACTTTACAATCTGGGTGATTGCCAAATAAGCTTTAAAAAGGCTATAGATATGGGAAATGTGGCCATAATTATCACAGAAAAGGACCAGGTAGGTAAAGTAATTGGTAAAGGTGGAAATGTAGTTCGAGCCATATCTAAAGAAATTGGGAAGAATGTAAGGGTTATTGGTGATGAATCTGATCTTAAATCCGTTGCTAAGGATATTCTAGCTCCTGCAAGAATTTCAGGGATAAATGTGGTATATGGAATTGATGGTGAGCAAAAATTTAAGATACTGGTGCTGAGGGAAGACGCTTTCACAATACCCTCGAATTTAGACAAATTAAACGAGATTATTGAGTCTTTAACTGGGGAAAAAACCAAAATTGTATTGGATGACTAG
- a CDS encoding PsbP-related protein has protein sequence MKKYLPILAIIAVVVAVAGCVDSGTNDTAINTTVPDMPSKTYAKNGISFEYPVGWTKAASSNIPGTIVGYGDPESVSKDLTYNTIAIVSKQALPSGSTVKESFDATYEQYANNGTGYNLISERTLNINGVTAYEKVYNITVSGVKKEERATWFDSNGTIYMVLCNALPKDFDSQQTNFDLITYSFKVTG, from the coding sequence ATGAAAAAATATCTTCCAATACTGGCTATAATAGCTGTGGTGGTCGCTGTGGCGGGTTGTGTTGATTCAGGAACTAATGATACGGCAATCAACACTACTGTACCCGATATGCCATCTAAAACTTATGCTAAAAATGGTATTTCTTTTGAATATCCTGTAGGGTGGACTAAGGCCGCCAGTTCAAATATACCTGGAACAATTGTGGGCTATGGAGACCCTGAATCAGTTTCTAAAGATCTTACTTATAATACGATAGCTATTGTAAGCAAACAGGCTTTACCTTCTGGTTCAACAGTTAAAGAATCATTTGATGCAACTTATGAACAGTATGCTAACAATGGCACGGGTTATAATCTGATTTCCGAGAGAACTTTAAACATAAATGGTGTCACGGCTTATGAAAAAGTTTATAATATAACGGTAAGTGGGGTCAAAAAAGAGGAACGAGCTACATGGTTTGACTCAAATGGAACTATTTACATGGTATTATGCAATGCGCTTCCAAAAGACTTTGATAGTCAACAAACTAACTTTGATTTAATTACTTATTCATTCAAAGTTACTGGTTGA
- a CDS encoding PsbP-related protein, with protein sequence MKKYFLALLVLSLVVFTSGCTSNTDNQDNQTKTLSQNNVSFTYPGIWVIADSQANDTIAAVADPSSVNAQTGLAQTVVTVQLKNLTGTFDSMYADNYESLFSNSSYQRVSEGNLTLNGRNVLEYVYTVDADGTNIKQRAIWIQDNKNVYVILCSALTSQFDKEKQNFDMIINSFNIS encoded by the coding sequence ATGAAAAAATACTTTTTAGCATTATTAGTTCTCTCTTTAGTGGTTTTTACCTCTGGTTGTACTTCTAATACTGATAATCAAGACAATCAGACTAAAACTCTATCTCAAAATAATGTTTCATTCACTTATCCCGGCATTTGGGTCATAGCTGATTCTCAGGCCAATGATACCATAGCTGCGGTGGCCGATCCCAGTTCAGTGAATGCTCAAACTGGACTTGCACAAACCGTAGTCACAGTTCAACTTAAAAACCTAACTGGAACATTCGATTCCATGTATGCAGATAATTATGAATCATTATTTAGTAATTCTAGCTACCAAAGGGTTTCTGAAGGTAATCTGACTTTGAATGGAAGAAATGTTCTTGAATATGTTTATACCGTTGATGCTGATGGTACTAATATCAAACAAAGGGCCATATGGATACAAGATAATAAAAATGTCTATGTAATTCTTTGTAGTGCACTTACCAGCCAGTTTGATAAGGAAAAACAGAATTTTGATATGATTATAAATAGTTTTAATATTTCATAG
- the pheA gene encoding prephenate dehydratase, whose protein sequence is MAFFGPAGTFTEEAASRLKGELVAFDSIIEVLEAVKTDRAKKGVVPIENSIEGPVGVTLDLLAQDYDLTIEKEIILPISHNLMVNKGVKLDEIDSVYSHAQPLAQCRIFLEKLGIITHSTSSTAAAAKFINGKKNAAAIGNYRAAELYDLDIIKSDIQDFENNRTRFIVLGKNKSKPMGNDKTSIVFSLYEDRPGGLYEILGYFAGKKINLTKIESRPSKKGLGKYFFFIDFEGHRDDLIVKDILDTIKNNAPFLKLLGSYPPEN, encoded by the coding sequence ATCGCCTTTTTTGGACCGGCAGGAACATTCACTGAAGAAGCAGCTTCCAGATTAAAAGGGGAATTAGTAGCATTTGATTCTATTATAGAAGTTTTAGAAGCGGTAAAAACAGACAGGGCAAAAAAAGGTGTGGTGCCAATTGAAAACTCAATTGAAGGCCCAGTAGGGGTAACTTTGGATCTTCTGGCTCAAGATTACGATTTAACCATTGAAAAAGAAATAATTCTACCTATAAGTCACAATTTAATGGTTAATAAAGGAGTTAAACTGGATGAAATTGATTCGGTCTATTCTCACGCCCAACCACTGGCCCAATGCAGGATATTTTTAGAAAAACTTGGTATAATTACTCATTCCACTTCCAGCACAGCTGCAGCGGCCAAATTTATAAATGGTAAGAAAAATGCAGCGGCCATTGGAAACTATAGGGCTGCGGAATTATATGATCTGGATATCATAAAATCAGATATTCAGGACTTTGAAAACAACCGGACGCGATTCATAGTTTTGGGGAAAAATAAATCAAAGCCTATGGGTAATGACAAAACTTCTATTGTGTTTTCCCTGTATGAAGATAGGCCTGGGGGCCTATATGAGATTTTAGGCTATTTTGCCGGGAAGAAAATTAACTTAACTAAAATTGAGTCCCGTCCATCTAAAAAAGGCCTGGGAAAGTACTTTTTTTTCATAGACTTTGAAGGCCACCGTGATGATTTGATAGTTAAAGATATTCTAGATACTATTAAAAATAATGCTCCTTTTTTAAAGCTACTAGGCTCATATCCTCCTGAAAATTAA
- a CDS encoding RNA ligase: MPEVNCPKCSSKMRVDWRRNNTLTHFFYSCPSCELESQIEVEDFLEKKIQEILGIKSEKLEESIKKGNTKFFISMGIPTLLFKKETGELESGTVIYLSDEIEVIRGFPKIRRTLLLGPSLKNHFQDLIAVEEKMNGYNVRIASINCSDICQDISKNPESNSKVFDEVNDDFKHNKIVALTRGGYICPFTTKKARELMELDDFFADNPELVICGEMVGTDNPYVSQYYPEIGKLAFRVFDIRHKLSNEPLSIDAKRKLLKQYNLPAVRLFGVFSADDAHEKILKIIKEIGLEHREGVVMKHPSMEIPPLKYTSSQAHDREIKYAFNFPFDFGRAFFFSRVVREGFQAYEMEDSPEELQKRAQRLGESIIYPMIDIIKQINDGEPAVEDTTINVDSKKEAEEFVRHLHDLGVSAMLIEYKGGNAVIRRMYNATNDKIKNYLNGGLY; this comes from the coding sequence TTGCCCGAGGTAAATTGTCCTAAATGCAGTTCTAAAATGAGGGTTGATTGGAGGAGAAACAATACCCTCACCCATTTTTTTTACTCTTGCCCATCTTGTGAGCTGGAATCTCAAATTGAAGTAGAAGATTTTCTGGAGAAAAAAATTCAAGAAATATTGGGAATTAAATCAGAAAAGCTGGAAGAATCTATTAAAAAAGGAAACACAAAATTTTTCATTTCCATGGGCATTCCTACACTTCTTTTTAAAAAAGAAACCGGTGAACTAGAATCTGGGACAGTTATTTATCTCTCAGATGAAATTGAAGTAATTAGAGGATTTCCTAAAATTAGAAGAACTCTTCTTTTGGGGCCTTCCCTTAAAAATCATTTTCAGGATTTAATTGCTGTGGAAGAGAAGATGAATGGCTATAATGTCCGTATTGCCAGTATAAATTGCAGCGATATATGTCAAGATATCTCTAAAAATCCAGAAAGTAACTCAAAAGTATTTGATGAAGTTAATGATGACTTTAAACATAATAAAATTGTGGCCCTCACTCGTGGAGGATATATATGTCCTTTTACCACTAAAAAGGCCCGGGAACTTATGGAATTGGATGATTTTTTTGCAGATAATCCAGAACTAGTAATATGTGGTGAAATGGTGGGTACGGACAATCCTTATGTTTCACAGTATTATCCTGAAATTGGTAAACTGGCCTTTAGAGTTTTTGATATTCGTCATAAATTATCCAATGAACCATTATCTATTGATGCCAAAAGAAAACTCTTAAAACAATATAATTTACCTGCTGTTAGACTATTTGGTGTATTCTCAGCAGATGATGCTCATGAGAAGATATTAAAAATAATTAAAGAAATAGGGCTGGAACATAGGGAGGGAGTAGTAATGAAACATCCTTCTATGGAAATACCACCTTTAAAATACACATCCTCTCAGGCCCATGATAGAGAAATTAAATATGCATTTAACTTCCCATTTGATTTTGGAAGGGCCTTTTTTTTCAGTAGAGTTGTAAGAGAAGGCTTTCAAGCCTATGAAATGGAAGATTCTCCAGAAGAACTTCAAAAAAGAGCTCAAAGATTGGGTGAATCTATTATTTATCCCATGATTGATATAATCAAACAAATAAATGATGGAGAACCTGCTGTGGAAGATACTACTATCAATGTGGATAGTAAAAAAGAGGCCGAGGAATTTGTAAGGCATCTGCATGATCTGGGAGTTTCGGCCATGTTAATAGAATATAAGGGTGGAAATGCGGTTATTCGAAGAATGTATAATGCAACCAATGATAAAATAAAAAATTATCTTAATGGGGGCCTTTACTAA
- a CDS encoding CBS domain-containing protein yields MRVKNIMSEDIVSIDKDQNICDALRVMKKHKMSRLAVINTNQDNVKEMVGMITEKDIANKLGSSKYGNLPPSHFHVSTVMTNELFAVETETDIAYAANIMLENNIGGIPVMDDGDVIGLVTKSDLIDTCRGKAYENKSVQNLMSEDLITVSPSDRLVHARRVMMDAKVGRLLVMEDGDLVGLITSKDISRAMISFRKVVPDKHKSARIRNLLVDDVMSQGIHMVSMTSSIPEVAQMMLDQGISGFPVADENKNTVGIITKTDLLDLIVEMEGVN; encoded by the coding sequence ATGCGAGTAAAAAATATAATGTCCGAGGATATTGTTTCCATAGATAAAGACCAGAACATTTGTGACGCTCTCAGAGTCATGAAAAAACACAAAATGTCTCGGCTAGCAGTTATCAATACCAACCAGGATAATGTTAAAGAGATGGTAGGTATGATAACCGAAAAAGACATTGCCAATAAACTGGGATCATCTAAATATGGAAACCTACCTCCTTCCCATTTTCATGTTTCTACGGTAATGACTAATGAGTTATTTGCAGTGGAAACTGAAACGGATATCGCATATGCAGCCAATATAATGCTGGAAAATAATATTGGTGGAATTCCAGTAATGGATGATGGCGATGTGATTGGTCTGGTTACTAAATCCGATCTCATAGACACTTGCCGAGGCAAAGCATATGAAAACAAGTCTGTTCAGAATTTAATGAGTGAGGATCTAATCACGGTGTCTCCTTCTGACAGGCTAGTTCATGCCCGGAGAGTCATGATGGATGCCAAAGTGGGCCGGCTCCTGGTAATGGAAGATGGAGATTTAGTGGGATTAATAACATCTAAAGATATTTCCCGAGCCATGATATCCTTTAGGAAAGTTGTTCCAGACAAACACAAATCTGCCAGAATCAGAAATCTTCTGGTGGATGATGTAATGTCTCAAGGAATTCACATGGTTTCTATGACGAGCTCCATTCCTGAAGTGGCACAAATGATGCTGGATCAAGGTATAAGTGGATTTCCAGTAGCAGATGAGAATAAAAATACGGTAGGCATAATAACAAAAACAGATTTGCTGGATTTAATTGTTGAAATGGAGGGGGTTAACTAA
- a CDS encoding CBS domain-containing protein, which yields MKIKDIMSDEVVVIQDTEQVAYARNLMLKNGIGRIVVVDHDGDPVGIVTDRDITHKLSGKGPAWRRRPIDKIAVRRVMNNNLITVAPGLNSKEAVELMLKNDIGSLPVIDQSELVGIITKTDLMKVYENKFKGKWRISELMSSKVVTVNENHAISHVINIMEENKIGRVVVIRDNEPVGIITSENISFAQIEDPGKGINVERIYFVRPVEGEGKRNVRMISMMTAGDIMTDRIVKLSSSDDASEAAKVMMESEISGIPVVDDDELVGIITKTDIIKAIQ from the coding sequence ATGAAAATAAAAGATATAATGAGTGATGAAGTAGTGGTAATTCAAGATACAGAACAAGTAGCTTATGCCCGTAACCTCATGCTCAAAAATGGAATTGGTCGCATTGTAGTAGTTGACCACGATGGAGATCCGGTAGGGATAGTAACCGATAGGGACATTACCCACAAACTAAGCGGAAAAGGACCGGCCTGGAGAAGAAGGCCTATTGACAAAATTGCTGTAAGGAGAGTAATGAATAATAATTTAATTACTGTAGCTCCAGGATTAAATTCAAAAGAAGCGGTCGAGTTAATGTTAAAAAATGATATTGGTTCACTGCCGGTTATTGATCAAAGTGAATTAGTTGGTATTATAACCAAAACAGATCTCATGAAAGTTTATGAAAACAAATTCAAAGGTAAATGGAGAATTTCAGAGTTAATGAGTTCTAAAGTAGTCACGGTAAACGAAAATCACGCCATTTCTCATGTTATCAACATAATGGAAGAAAATAAAATTGGTCGTGTTGTGGTAATAAGAGATAATGAACCTGTGGGCATTATAACCTCTGAAAACATTTCTTTTGCCCAAATTGAAGATCCTGGAAAAGGGATTAATGTAGAGAGAATATACTTTGTCCGCCCTGTTGAAGGAGAAGGAAAAAGAAATGTGCGTATGATTTCCATGATGACTGCTGGGGATATTATGACTGATCGCATTGTCAAATTAAGCTCATCAGATGATGCTTCAGAAGCGGCTAAAGTCATGATGGAAAGTGAGATTAGTGGAATTCCAGTGGTTGACGATGATGAACTAGTTGGTATCATCACTAAAACAGATATAATTAAAGCCATACAGTAG
- a CDS encoding CBS domain-containing protein yields MRRKDTINIVKSMDRGPIEFGSRNFEHEGDIMAVAKKEVVTIPQTASIKEAAVIMVKNKFRRLPITNPGTGKLMGIVTSMDILDFLGGGDKFKILEEKYHDNFLAAINESVKKIMTRDVHYLSYKDSLNTAVEKMLEYGVGALPVIDSDDNIVGIVSERDLALLLSGVLTDELVEDYMTKKVITTTPGTPIESASKIMVRNKLRRIPVVGEERRTSHPEKEKLVGIITSTDILEILGQSKVFNNMTSNSAEEILNSKITEIMEKEVISTTPMTRLGVLCELMQNEGIGGLPVIKNGELVGIITERDLLKVIKQ; encoded by the coding sequence ATGAGAAGAAAAGACACCATAAACATCGTAAAGTCTATGGACCGTGGGCCCATAGAATTTGGAAGCAGAAATTTTGAACACGAAGGCGATATTATGGCCGTCGCCAAAAAAGAAGTGGTCACTATACCACAAACCGCAAGTATTAAAGAAGCTGCGGTTATAATGGTTAAAAACAAATTCAGGAGATTACCCATTACAAATCCTGGAACTGGGAAACTTATGGGTATCGTAACTTCTATGGATATACTGGACTTCCTGGGAGGGGGAGACAAATTTAAAATCCTGGAAGAAAAATATCACGACAATTTTTTAGCAGCCATCAATGAGTCTGTTAAAAAAATAATGACACGCGATGTCCATTATTTAAGCTACAAAGACTCCCTAAATACTGCAGTTGAAAAAATGTTAGAATATGGGGTGGGGGCTTTACCAGTTATTGACTCTGATGATAATATAGTGGGTATTGTTTCTGAAAGAGATTTAGCTCTTTTATTATCTGGAGTTCTAACTGATGAGTTAGTAGAGGATTATATGACTAAAAAAGTTATAACTACTACTCCGGGAACACCCATTGAGAGTGCATCTAAAATAATGGTGAGAAACAAACTTAGAAGGATACCTGTGGTGGGAGAAGAGAGAAGAACTTCTCACCCAGAAAAAGAGAAACTGGTAGGCATAATCACTTCCACAGATATTCTGGAAATTTTAGGCCAAAGTAAAGTCTTTAACAATATGACTTCCAATAGTGCTGAGGAAATTCTTAACTCAAAAATTACGGAGATAATGGAAAAAGAAGTCATAAGCACCACACCAATGACTCGTTTAGGTGTTTTATGTGAATTGATGCAAAATGAAGGAATTGGTGGATTACCAGTAATTAAAAATGGGGAGTTAGTGGGCATTATTACTGAAAGAGACTTACTAAAAGTCATAAAACAGTAA
- a CDS encoding CBS domain-containing protein, with protein MEEAMTSNPVTVSVSTSATRVRSIFREEDFRCIPVVEEGHLKGLITRGDMQNISATKSNIEARGIMERPKLIFTPEMELIHAAQNLINSEEIQAPVVESSDSNKLLGILSVFDILLVFLKDGINAPQKTLGDIKTENVVTCDYQDSISTLWNKMGESGFSGLPVLKNGKLIGIVTRKDLIKSGHTRIGAGSGDAKRNIPVEKIMQTPPIVGTSKMSLEKAADLMVQNDIGRLPVVENAMFIKKEPERAKESELVGIVSREDVLRSYII; from the coding sequence GTGGAAGAGGCAATGACCTCTAACCCGGTCACAGTTTCTGTAAGCACATCTGCTACGAGAGTGCGATCTATATTCCGGGAAGAGGACTTCCGCTGTATCCCTGTGGTTGAGGAAGGCCACTTAAAAGGTTTAATTACCCGAGGGGATATGCAAAATATTTCTGCTACTAAATCTAATATTGAAGCAAGGGGCATAATGGAGCGGCCCAAACTTATTTTTACTCCAGAAATGGAATTAATCCATGCTGCTCAAAATTTAATAAATTCTGAAGAAATTCAGGCCCCGGTGGTAGAATCCAGTGATAGTAATAAATTACTGGGAATTTTAAGTGTGTTTGATATTTTATTAGTTTTTTTAAAGGATGGAATTAATGCTCCCCAAAAAACTTTGGGAGATATTAAAACCGAAAACGTCGTTACCTGTGACTACCAGGATTCTATTTCCACTTTGTGGAATAAAATGGGTGAATCTGGCTTTTCTGGCTTGCCTGTTTTAAAGAACGGTAAGTTAATTGGAATAGTCACTCGCAAAGATCTTATCAAGTCGGGACATACTCGAATTGGCGCGGGATCTGGTGATGCGAAGCGAAACATTCCTGTAGAGAAAATTATGCAGACTCCACCCATAGTAGGGACATCAAAGATGTCTTTGGAGAAAGCTGCAGATTTAATGGTTCAAAATGACATTGGGCGTTTGCCTGTTGTGGAAAATGCAATGTTTATTAAAAAAGAACCCGAAAGGGCCAAAGAATCTGAACTAGTAGGTATTGTTTCGAGAGAAGACGTTTTAAGGTCGTATATAATTTGA
- a CDS encoding CBS domain-containing protein, with protein sequence MEMETKVTVHDAMTSNVVTVDPKISVAEAAILMNQIKVGSLVVKSNSEPEGLITESDIIRKVVSKDLKASDITIGQIMTKNLISIEPGRELNEAARLMAKNSIRRLPVVNGGALVGILTSTDVMAVSPELTEILVENARITENQVGYPSGDRPVPGACEACGNFEDYLDEVDGKYLCEECKEDLEGE encoded by the coding sequence ATGGAAATGGAAACTAAAGTCACCGTACACGATGCCATGACATCAAACGTGGTAACAGTAGACCCTAAAATCAGCGTTGCCGAAGCAGCAATACTTATGAATCAAATTAAAGTGGGTAGTCTAGTAGTTAAAAGTAACTCTGAACCTGAAGGACTAATCACTGAAAGCGATATCATTAGAAAAGTAGTTTCCAAAGATTTGAAAGCTAGTGATATAACTATTGGCCAAATAATGACTAAGAATCTCATTAGCATTGAACCTGGGAGAGAATTAAATGAGGCAGCTCGTTTAATGGCTAAAAATAGTATTAGGCGCCTTCCAGTGGTTAATGGTGGAGCTCTAGTTGGTATATTAACATCTACTGATGTAATGGCTGTTTCTCCAGAACTTACTGAAATTCTGGTAGAAAATGCCCGCATTACAGAAAATCAAGTGGGTTATCCGTCTGGTGATAGGCCCGTTCCTGGTGCATGTGAAGCATGTGGAAACTTTGAAGATTATCTGGATGAAGTAGATGGCAAGTATTTATGCGAGGAATGTAAAGAGGATTTAGAAGGTGAATAA
- a CDS encoding 7-carboxy-7-deazaguanine synthase QueE gives MKAPIIEVFSSIQGEGLLIGRRQIFVRFAGCNLNCIYCDTPESRKSTAGTSKTVEELFQTIESILTPDFHSISFTGGEPLLQADFIKTFLQKYQKNKFKSLLETNGSLPKEVEKIANLITHASVDIKLPEHFSSNTKDDLIEREIESLNILISRRVKVYCKVVMLPSTKVETLGHVAKTIKENISDPSRIVMVLQPASPLKYWVQHTPKLFSMSEKVGEHINVLTIPQVHKLLEVR, from the coding sequence ATGAAAGCACCTATAATAGAAGTTTTTTCCAGTATTCAAGGAGAAGGCCTTTTAATTGGCAGAAGACAAATTTTTGTTCGTTTCGCAGGATGTAATTTGAATTGCATTTACTGTGATACACCAGAAAGCAGAAAAAGTACGGCTGGTACGAGTAAAACCGTGGAAGAACTTTTTCAAACCATTGAAAGTATTTTAACTCCTGATTTCCACTCAATTTCATTTACTGGCGGCGAACCACTACTTCAAGCAGATTTTATAAAAACTTTTTTGCAAAAATATCAAAAAAATAAATTCAAATCTCTCTTAGAAACCAATGGTTCTCTCCCTAAAGAAGTTGAAAAGATTGCAAATCTAATTACTCATGCATCGGTGGATATAAAACTCCCAGAACATTTTTCTAGTAACACTAAGGACGATCTTATAGAGCGGGAGATAGAATCCCTAAACATATTAATATCAAGAAGGGTAAAGGTATATTGTAAAGTGGTAATGTTGCCCTCAACAAAAGTGGAAACTTTAGGACATGTTGCAAAAACCATAAAAGAAAATATTTCTGATCCTTCCCGGATTGTTATGGTGCTTCAACCGGCCAGCCCACTAAAGTATTGGGTTCAACACACTCCTAAACTATTCAGTATGTCTGAAAAGGTAGGAGAACACATAAATGTACTGACAATACCTCAAGTACATAAACTTCTAGAAGTCAGATAG